From a single Okeanomitos corallinicola TIOX110 genomic region:
- a CDS encoding tetratricopeptide repeat protein yields the protein MSDYNQAVAINVNNLAAINNIGFIKYEQGDKEIAIQQWQKAIQINHKSAEATLALAVALYFQGEIQKAYQLAETALKLDKSFADFYCMKKHFWGQTMITDAQKFLSTPRMKVLLSQL from the coding sequence ATGTCTGACTACAATCAAGCAGTTGCTATAAATGTTAACAACTTAGCAGCTATCAATAATATAGGGTTCATTAAATATGAACAAGGAGACAAAGAAATAGCAATTCAACAATGGCAGAAAGCTATACAAATTAATCATAAATCTGCTGAAGCTACTTTAGCTTTGGCAGTAGCTTTATATTTTCAAGGAGAAATACAAAAAGCTTATCAGTTAGCAGAAACAGCATTAAAGTTAGATAAAAGTTTTGCTGATTTTTACTGTATGAAAAAGCATTTTTGGGGTCAAACTATGATTACTGATGCTCAAAAATTTCTCTCAACTCCCCGAATGAAAGTTTTATTATCTCAGTTGTAA